One Cydia pomonella isolate Wapato2018A chromosome 14, ilCydPomo1, whole genome shotgun sequence DNA segment encodes these proteins:
- the LOC133524737 gene encoding centrosomal protein of 97 kDa isoform X2: MEESNNETLDLSRRGLKKIEKAPTDDGKTIINLILDQNELQRLDNLDTYSRVENLSICNNFLLRMHSVSRLTNIRILALNNNGILQIEGLKDLIYLKVLKLAGNNIKSIEHLNHNMHLEHLDLSNNQISFIVDISYLKSLKHLALERNRIMDLRQCDRYLPTNLEHLGLAHNNIQDLNEVCHLVHLSKLDSFTVQGNPCVAMAGKDKLGFDYRPFVLNWILNVKTIDGFVVSAIESLKAEWLYSQGKGRHYHSGQHQELCEYLASTCPLTADALDTEDQRKLRLILSKAQHHQQQLKDLNHSPIKPKLQSPRMQSRMTPRHMGRSPDRLTSSYHSALSKTNSPHCMSTSYAEIPAAMSQSFDSPGLYEKTKEEKEKELPTKPVNQSLEAASKMVPVPESLMSPDYQDPIYDIHRTITKPNPVSNTSSPSSNSSLHEDRPHRQITQPKVINNSFKSSPKLPKSATSSPKMKTKMEQRKGSLKFEPKEKVNGVSKDEIDQEKMEIIKLASNQRRQKKMSAESMAAVTIQKMWRGYRSRNLNKDTLRILHAIQAARARQHIQRLTCDMEATKAALDSERKIQQLQMQAINALWKKVSTLQSTEGSKPDVLRQLTDTCCSLQQQVVELQGCMQQVLRCVLPPAAAPAATQTDIVAVHSPQEERCTWLKRPQSLSLAAAPAPAAAPPALTETEQRTSEVENLNEESLIQESVEDTTEKHDTREELIVD; encoded by the exons ATGG AGGAGTCTAATAACGAAACATTGGACCTTTCGAGGCGTGGGTTGAAGAAAATAGAGAAAGCGCCAACCGATGATGggaaaactataataaatttaattttggacCAAAACGAGCTGCAACGGCTGGACAACCTGGACACGTACAGTCGCGTCGAAAAC TTGTCAATATGCAACAACTTCCTGCTGCGGATGCATAGTGTGTCACGCCTCACCAACATCCGCATCCTGGCCCTCAACAACAATGGTATCCTGCAGATTGAGGGGCTCAAGGATCTTATATACCTTAAAGTGCTCAAGTTGGCTG GGAACAACATAAAATCAATAGAGCACCTCAACCACAACATGCATCTAGAACACCTAGATTTGTCCAACAACCAGATTTCCTTCATCGTTGATATCAGCTATTTGAAGAGTTTAAAG CATCTAGCCCTCGAACGCAACCGCATAATGGACCTCCGGCAATGCGACCGCTACCTCCCCACCAACTTGGAGCACCTTGGGTTAGCCCACAACAACATTCAGGACCTCAACGAGGTCTGCCATTTGGTGCATCTGAGCAAGTTGGACAGCTTTACTGTGCAGGGGAACCCGTGTGTGGCGATGGCGGGGAAGGATAAGCT AGGGTTCGACTACCGTCCTTTTGTTTTGAACTGGATTCTAAATGTCAAGACCATCGATGGCTTCGTCGTCAGTGCAATTGAAAG CTTAAAAGCGGAGTGGCTATACAGCCAAGGTAAAGGCCGACATTATCACTCCGGGCAACACCAGGAACTGTGCGAGTACTTGGCCTCTACGTGCCCCCTGACAGCCGATGCGTTGGACACGGAGGACCAAAGGAAACTGCGACTTATATTGAGCAAG gCTCAACATCATCAGCAGCAGCTAAAGGACCTAAACCACAGCCCTATAAAGCCCAAGTTACAATCCCCGAGAATGCAAT CTCGCATGACGCCCCGCCACATGGGCCGCTCCCCCGACCGTTTGACCTCCAGCTACCACTCCGCGTTGTCCAAAACGAACTCTCCTCATTGCATGTCCACGTCCTACGCTGAGATTCCAGCTGCTATGAGCCAGAGCTTTGACTCGCCTGGCTTGTATGAGAAGACTAAAGAGGAGAAAGAGAAAG AACTACCCACCAAACCAGTGAACCAATCCCTCGAGGCCGCTTCGAAAATGGTCCCCGTACCAGAATCCCTCATGAGCCCCGACTACCAAGACCCCATATACGACATACACCGAACCATAACCAAACCTAACCCTGTCTCAAACACATCCAGCCCGTCCAGCAACAGCAGCTTACACGAAGACAGGCCGCACAGACAGATAACACAACCAAAAGTAATTAATAACAGCTTCAAAAGTTCTCCGAAGCTGCCGAAGAGTGCCACTTCGTCGCCTAAGATGAAGACGAAGATGGAACAGCGGAAAGGCAGCTTGAAGTTTGAGCCTAAGGAGAAGGTTAATGGGGTTTCTAAAGATGAAATTGATCAG gaAAAAATGGAGATCATAAAGCTAGCGTCAAACCAAAGAAGACAAAAGAAGATGAGTGCAGAGTCCATGGCAGCGGTAACTATACAGAAGATGTGGAGGGGCTACAGAAGTAGGAACCTGAATAAGGATACGCTGAGGATCCTACACGCGATACAGGCGGCGAGGGCGAGGCAGCATATACA AAGGCTAACCTGCGACATGGAGGCCACGAAGGCGGCGCTGGACAGCGAGCGGAAGATACAGCAGCTGCAGATGCAGGCCATCAACGCCCTGTGGAAGAAGGTGTCCACGCTGCAGAGCACGGAGGGCAGCAAGCCGGACGTGCTGCGGCAGCTGACCGACACCTGCTGCAGCCTGCAGCAACAG GTGGTGGAGCTGCAGGGCTGCATGCAGCAGGTGCTGCGCTGCGTGctgccgcccgccgccgcgcccgccgccacGCAGACTGACATCGTCGCCGTGCACTCCCCACAG GAGGAGCGCTGCACGTGGCTGAAGCGGCCGCAGTCGCTGTCGctcgccgccgcgcccgcgcccgccgccgcgccgcccgccctcAC CGAAACCGAACAACGAACTAGCGAAGTAGAAAACCTAAACGAGGAATCGCTCATACAAGAATCAGTAGAAGATACCACGGAAAAACACGACACCAGAGAGGAGCTCATCGTGGACTGA
- the LOC133524737 gene encoding centrosomal protein of 97 kDa isoform X1 codes for MFAEESNNETLDLSRRGLKKIEKAPTDDGKTIINLILDQNELQRLDNLDTYSRVENLSICNNFLLRMHSVSRLTNIRILALNNNGILQIEGLKDLIYLKVLKLAGNNIKSIEHLNHNMHLEHLDLSNNQISFIVDISYLKSLKHLALERNRIMDLRQCDRYLPTNLEHLGLAHNNIQDLNEVCHLVHLSKLDSFTVQGNPCVAMAGKDKLGFDYRPFVLNWILNVKTIDGFVVSAIESLKAEWLYSQGKGRHYHSGQHQELCEYLASTCPLTADALDTEDQRKLRLILSKAQHHQQQLKDLNHSPIKPKLQSPRMQSRMTPRHMGRSPDRLTSSYHSALSKTNSPHCMSTSYAEIPAAMSQSFDSPGLYEKTKEEKEKELPTKPVNQSLEAASKMVPVPESLMSPDYQDPIYDIHRTITKPNPVSNTSSPSSNSSLHEDRPHRQITQPKVINNSFKSSPKLPKSATSSPKMKTKMEQRKGSLKFEPKEKVNGVSKDEIDQEKMEIIKLASNQRRQKKMSAESMAAVTIQKMWRGYRSRNLNKDTLRILHAIQAARARQHIQRLTCDMEATKAALDSERKIQQLQMQAINALWKKVSTLQSTEGSKPDVLRQLTDTCCSLQQQVVELQGCMQQVLRCVLPPAAAPAATQTDIVAVHSPQEERCTWLKRPQSLSLAAAPAPAAAPPALTETEQRTSEVENLNEESLIQESVEDTTEKHDTREELIVD; via the exons ATGTTTGCAGAGGAGTCTAATAACGAAACATTGGACCTTTCGAGGCGTGGGTTGAAGAAAATAGAGAAAGCGCCAACCGATGATGggaaaactataataaatttaattttggacCAAAACGAGCTGCAACGGCTGGACAACCTGGACACGTACAGTCGCGTCGAAAAC TTGTCAATATGCAACAACTTCCTGCTGCGGATGCATAGTGTGTCACGCCTCACCAACATCCGCATCCTGGCCCTCAACAACAATGGTATCCTGCAGATTGAGGGGCTCAAGGATCTTATATACCTTAAAGTGCTCAAGTTGGCTG GGAACAACATAAAATCAATAGAGCACCTCAACCACAACATGCATCTAGAACACCTAGATTTGTCCAACAACCAGATTTCCTTCATCGTTGATATCAGCTATTTGAAGAGTTTAAAG CATCTAGCCCTCGAACGCAACCGCATAATGGACCTCCGGCAATGCGACCGCTACCTCCCCACCAACTTGGAGCACCTTGGGTTAGCCCACAACAACATTCAGGACCTCAACGAGGTCTGCCATTTGGTGCATCTGAGCAAGTTGGACAGCTTTACTGTGCAGGGGAACCCGTGTGTGGCGATGGCGGGGAAGGATAAGCT AGGGTTCGACTACCGTCCTTTTGTTTTGAACTGGATTCTAAATGTCAAGACCATCGATGGCTTCGTCGTCAGTGCAATTGAAAG CTTAAAAGCGGAGTGGCTATACAGCCAAGGTAAAGGCCGACATTATCACTCCGGGCAACACCAGGAACTGTGCGAGTACTTGGCCTCTACGTGCCCCCTGACAGCCGATGCGTTGGACACGGAGGACCAAAGGAAACTGCGACTTATATTGAGCAAG gCTCAACATCATCAGCAGCAGCTAAAGGACCTAAACCACAGCCCTATAAAGCCCAAGTTACAATCCCCGAGAATGCAAT CTCGCATGACGCCCCGCCACATGGGCCGCTCCCCCGACCGTTTGACCTCCAGCTACCACTCCGCGTTGTCCAAAACGAACTCTCCTCATTGCATGTCCACGTCCTACGCTGAGATTCCAGCTGCTATGAGCCAGAGCTTTGACTCGCCTGGCTTGTATGAGAAGACTAAAGAGGAGAAAGAGAAAG AACTACCCACCAAACCAGTGAACCAATCCCTCGAGGCCGCTTCGAAAATGGTCCCCGTACCAGAATCCCTCATGAGCCCCGACTACCAAGACCCCATATACGACATACACCGAACCATAACCAAACCTAACCCTGTCTCAAACACATCCAGCCCGTCCAGCAACAGCAGCTTACACGAAGACAGGCCGCACAGACAGATAACACAACCAAAAGTAATTAATAACAGCTTCAAAAGTTCTCCGAAGCTGCCGAAGAGTGCCACTTCGTCGCCTAAGATGAAGACGAAGATGGAACAGCGGAAAGGCAGCTTGAAGTTTGAGCCTAAGGAGAAGGTTAATGGGGTTTCTAAAGATGAAATTGATCAG gaAAAAATGGAGATCATAAAGCTAGCGTCAAACCAAAGAAGACAAAAGAAGATGAGTGCAGAGTCCATGGCAGCGGTAACTATACAGAAGATGTGGAGGGGCTACAGAAGTAGGAACCTGAATAAGGATACGCTGAGGATCCTACACGCGATACAGGCGGCGAGGGCGAGGCAGCATATACA AAGGCTAACCTGCGACATGGAGGCCACGAAGGCGGCGCTGGACAGCGAGCGGAAGATACAGCAGCTGCAGATGCAGGCCATCAACGCCCTGTGGAAGAAGGTGTCCACGCTGCAGAGCACGGAGGGCAGCAAGCCGGACGTGCTGCGGCAGCTGACCGACACCTGCTGCAGCCTGCAGCAACAG GTGGTGGAGCTGCAGGGCTGCATGCAGCAGGTGCTGCGCTGCGTGctgccgcccgccgccgcgcccgccgccacGCAGACTGACATCGTCGCCGTGCACTCCCCACAG GAGGAGCGCTGCACGTGGCTGAAGCGGCCGCAGTCGCTGTCGctcgccgccgcgcccgcgcccgccgccgcgccgcccgccctcAC CGAAACCGAACAACGAACTAGCGAAGTAGAAAACCTAAACGAGGAATCGCTCATACAAGAATCAGTAGAAGATACCACGGAAAAACACGACACCAGAGAGGAGCTCATCGTGGACTGA